One Oncorhynchus nerka isolate Pitt River linkage group LG5, Oner_Uvic_2.0, whole genome shotgun sequence genomic window carries:
- the LOC115129482 gene encoding calcium-binding protein 2-like, producing the protein MFMIIQKESSAGGGVTEGMSTPQEKTAKQVKAAISKKVQKQQNKQRRRSSEQSGVPEVSAAGVKPPHGRWCSQNPTPFPVSARDKERGTGDEEEDLDVEDKVADMMRTGGQKQQEKEPIDLLPIMDPAFGPDRDLRPEEIEELREAFLEFDKKKNGYISYKDLGECMRTMGYMPTEMELIELGQSICGGKLDFEDFVELMGPKMLAETADMIGVKELRDAFKEFDTNGDGQISIMELREAMKKLMGEQLTNREIDEILRDVDLNGDGLVNFEEFVRMMSR; encoded by the exons ATGTTCATGATCATTCAGAAGGAATCTTCCGCCGGAGGAGGCGTTACAGAAGGGATGAGCACGCCGCAGGAGAAAACAgcaaaacag GTAAAAGCAGCGATCAGTAAGAAGGTCCAGAAACAGCAGAATAAGCAGAGGAGGCGGTCCAGTGAGCAGAGTGGAGTCCCTGAGGTCTCAGCGGCTGGAGTCAAGCCCCCCCATGGTAGGTGGTGCAGCCAGAACCCCACCCCCTTCCCCGTGTCAGCGAGGGACAAAGAGAGGGGTACAGGGGacgaagaggaggatctggatgtGGAGGACAAGGTGGCAGATATGATGAGGACGGGTGGTCAGAAGCAGCAAGAGAAGGAGCCGATAGACCTGCTGCCTATAATGGACCCAGCTTTCGGACCG GACAGGGACCTACGACCCGAGGAGATTGAAG AGCTCCGCGAGGCGTTTCTGGAGTTTGATAAGAAGAAGAATGGCTACATCAGCTACAAGGACCTAGGAGAGTGCATGAGGACCATGGGCTACATGCCCACAGAGATGGAGCTCATCGAGCTTGGCCAGTCCATCT GTGGGGGCAAACTAGACTTTGAGGACTTTGTGGAGCTGATGGGCCCAAAGATGCTGGCAGAGACAGCAGATATGATCGGAGTGAAAGAACTGCGAGACGCATTCAAGGag tTCGATACTAACGGTGATGGTCAGATCAGTATAATGGAGCTTAGGGAGGCCATGAAGAAACTGATGGGAGAACAGCTGACAAACAGAGAGATTGATGAGATCCTCCGGGATGTGGACCTCAACGGGGATGGACTGGTCAACTTTgagg AATTTGTTCGAATGATGTCACGCTGA
- the LOC115129483 gene encoding zinc-binding protein A33-like, giving the protein MATDASTLEELHSELTCPVCLELFREPVILECGHHFCRVCITQCWEAKYDEHPTCPKCRKTCAPKLRPNSLLCNVVDSVRRARAMDGKPGDQESSQEDTEERQRGGIMPSSGFSFTDFSPRLESDRCEEHEEKLKLFCEDDQLAICLVCGMSRDHKTHNVIPINEAFENYKDKLSIALERVMIQTEQASLCQVQTNNKIMLIKERAGDIEEQVSAEFGRLREFLLQEEERVKESLRREKENRLNQLEEVLKHTTEQIGQLEQTADQLRVKLRENENPAQLRGIKDFIGGAEIMFERPPEVCVDLPEGEFLGPLQYRTWRRMSAVLQPGVTAVTLNPDTAYPRLWVSTCCTQVSVGDIQPNLPNNPERFTRYNIVLGSQALASGQHYWVVEVGTKTAWGLGVAAASVNRKDEISLCPDDGFWTLVLREGRGGSEYEACTNHEESLLHPPRPPRRVGVYLDYGRGVVAFYDAGDMSHLFTFSDATFTEPVFPYFNPWPIIKGRNREPLIIISPDPEV; this is encoded by the exons ATGGCTACTGACGCCAGCACGCTTGAGGAGCTACATAGCGAGCTCACCTGTCCAGTGTGCCTCGAGCTCTTCCGTGAGCCGGTGATCCTCGAGTGCGGACACCACTTCTGTCGCGTGTGCATTACTCAGTGCTGGGAGGCCAAGTACGATGAACACCCGACCTGCCCGAAGTGCCGAAAGACATGCGCTCCGAAGCTGCGCCCCAACTCGCTTCTGTGTAACGTCGTGGACAGCGTGAGGAGAGCTCGAGCCATGGATGGGAAACCCGGAGACCAGGAGAGCTCACAGGAGGATACTGAAGAACGGCAACGGGGGGGCATTATGCCCAGCTCCGGGTTCAGTTTCACCGATTTCTCTCCTCGCCTCGAGTCAGACCGGTGCGAGGAGCACGAGGAGAAGTTGAAGCTATtctgtgaggatgatcagctcGCGATCTGCCTGGTGTGCGGGATGTCCCGAGACCACAAGACGCACAATGTCATCCCCATCAACGAGGCGTTCGAGAACTACAAG GACAAGCTGTCCATAGCCCTGGAGAGAGTAATGATCCAGACTGAACAGGCTTCTCTCTGTCAGGTCCAGACCAACAACAAGATCATGCTCATCAAg GAGCGAGCTGGCGACATAgaggagcaggtgagtgcagagTTTGGACGTCTGAGGGAGTTCCTTctccaggaggaggagagagtgaaggagagtctgaggCGGGAGAAGGAAAATAGGCTCAACCAATTGGAGGAGGTCCTCAAACACACCACAGAGCAAATCGGCCAGTTAGAGCAAACTGCCGACCAGCTCCGCGTCAAACTCCGAGAGAATGAGAACCCGGCACAACTCCGg GGAATCAAGGATTTTATCGGAGG agcggAGATTATGTTTGAGCGACCCCCGGAGGTGTGTGTGGATCTGCCGGAGGGGGAGTTCCTGGGACCACTGCAGTACCGCACCTGGAGGAGGATGAGCGCTGTCCTTCAGCCAG GTGTGACAGCGGTGACTCTAAACCCAGACACCGCCTATCCCAGGCTGTGGGTGTCCACGTGCTGCACCCAGGTCAGTGTCGGGGACATCCAGCCCAACCTGCCCAACAACCCTGAGCGCTTCACACGCTACAACATTGTCCTGGGAAGCCAAGCCCTCGCCTCAGGGCAACACTACTGGGTGGTTGAGGTGGGCACCAAGACGGCCTGGGGGCTGGGGGTGGCGGCCGCCTCGGTCAACAGGAAGGATGAGATTAGCCTGTGTCCCGACGACGGCTTCTGGACCCTGGTGTTAAGAGAGGGGCGGGGAGGGAGCGAGTACGAGGCCTGCACCAACCACGAGGAGAGCCTGTTGCACCCCCCCCGACCCCCCAGGAGAGTAGGGGTGTACCTTGACTACGGGAGGGGTGTGGTGGCGTTTTACGACGCAGGGGATATGAGTCACCTGTTCACCTTCTCCGACGCCACGTTCACAGAGCCAGTGTTCCCCTACTTCAACCCCTGGCCAATCATCAAAGGGAGAAACCGTGAGCCTCTTATCATTATTAGCCCCGACCCGGAGGTATGA